From a single Miscanthus floridulus cultivar M001 chromosome 8, ASM1932011v1, whole genome shotgun sequence genomic region:
- the LOC136476562 gene encoding heavy metal-associated isoprenylated plant protein 20-like: protein MGILDHLSHLCSITETKEALKLRKKRPLQTVNIKVKMDCEGCERRVKSAVKSMRGVTSVAVNPKQSKCTVTGYVEPAKVLERVKATGKNAEMWPYVPYALTTYPYVGGAYDKKAPAGFVRSAPQAMADPSAPEVKYMTMFSDENVNACTVM, encoded by the exons ATGGGCATCCTGGACCACTTGTCGCACCTGTGCAGCATCACGGAGACGAAGGAGGCGCTCAAGCTCAGGAAGAAGCGGCCGCTGCAG ACGGTGAACATCAAGGTGAAGATGGACTGCGAGGGGTGCGAGCGGCGGGTGAAGAGCGCGGTGAAGTCGATGCGCGGGGTGACGAGCGTGGCGGTGAACCCGAAGCAGAGCAAGTGCACGGTGACCGGGTACGTGGAGCCCGCCAAGGTGCTGGAGCGCGTCAAGGCCACGGGCAAGAACGCCGAGATGTGGCCCTACGTGCCCTACGCGCTCACCACCTACCCCTACGTCGGCGGCGCCTACGACAAGAAGGCCCCCGCAGGGTTCGTCCGCAGCGCGCCGCAGGCCATGGCCGACCCCTCCGCTCCGGAGGTCAAGTACATGACCATGTTCAGCGACGAGAACGTCAACGCCTGCACCGTCATGTGA